A genome region from Schlesneria paludicola DSM 18645 includes the following:
- a CDS encoding BlaI/MecI/CopY family transcriptional regulator has protein sequence MSKRGRVNGDLSPLEEEVMDVIWRLGTARADQVREAMHAKHALTDSTIRTLLRRMEAKGFLEHTTEGRTFIYRTSVKPSDMANQAVQQVIDRFCEGSLSSLLIGMAGDHLISADELRELAAEIERAEKKSKRAN, from the coding sequence ATGTCAAAGCGAGGAAGAGTGAACGGGGATCTCAGTCCACTGGAAGAAGAGGTCATGGACGTGATCTGGCGGCTGGGAACTGCGCGTGCCGATCAGGTGCGTGAGGCGATGCACGCGAAACACGCATTGACAGACTCGACGATCAGAACGCTCTTACGGCGAATGGAAGCCAAAGGGTTCCTGGAGCACACCACAGAAGGTCGGACATTCATTTATCGGACTTCGGTCAAACCGTCCGATATGGCCAATCAAGCGGTACAGCAAGTCATTGATCGTTTCTGCGAAGGGTCACTTTCCAGTCTGCTCATTGGGATGGCAGGTGATCATCTGATTTCAGCGGATGAACTTCGCGAACTCGCAGCCGAGATCGAACGGGCGGAAAAGAAATCCAAACGTGCGAACTGA
- a CDS encoding RraA family protein gives MSESPALTITLAMMRQSLYSAVVSDALDGLGYKQQSPRLSLKPFTTSELLVGRCKTTLWVDMAHVDPRPYELELQAVDDCQPDDVLIAAAGGSVRSGIWGELLTTAALNRGCVGAVIDGAIRDVSKIREIGFPVFARTTCVYDSFNRQRVVDVDVPVEIDGVAFHPGDLVFADEDGVVVVPQAVENEAIRRAWDKVHAENVVRDSIRGGLKAAEAFAKYGVL, from the coding sequence ATGTCTGAATCACCGGCTTTGACGATCACCCTGGCGATGATGCGTCAGTCCCTGTACAGCGCCGTCGTCAGCGATGCCCTGGATGGGTTGGGCTATAAGCAGCAGTCACCACGATTGTCATTGAAGCCCTTCACAACCTCAGAGTTACTCGTCGGACGCTGCAAGACAACGCTGTGGGTTGACATGGCTCACGTTGACCCCCGCCCCTACGAACTCGAACTGCAGGCGGTTGACGATTGCCAGCCAGACGATGTTCTGATTGCGGCCGCTGGTGGTTCCGTCCGATCGGGGATTTGGGGTGAATTGCTGACAACAGCGGCGCTGAATCGCGGCTGCGTCGGTGCCGTCATCGACGGCGCGATTCGAGACGTCAGCAAGATTCGAGAAATTGGCTTCCCTGTGTTTGCACGAACGACGTGTGTCTACGACAGCTTCAATCGTCAGCGCGTCGTTGATGTCGATGTTCCAGTCGAGATCGATGGCGTTGCCTTTCATCCTGGCGATTTGGTCTTCGCTGATGAAGATGGCGTCGTCGTCGTTCCACAAGCGGTCGAGAACGAGGCGATTCGCCGGGCCTGGGACAAAGTCCACGCAGAGAATGTCGTTCGCGATTCGATTCGCGGGGGACTCAAAGCGGCGGAAGCCTTCGCCAAGTATGGCGTACTGTAA
- a CDS encoding UxaA family hydrolase, producing the protein MTTPPFIRLHADDNIAVASRHSPLGTAFQFKGTGELFSREAIDMGHKISLRSIETGQPIKKFGQTIGFASQPIPQGAWVHVHNVTAGELSLDYAFCSEIPPEPTPIHGRTFQGYRRPNGKFGTRNYIGIVSTVNCSATTSKYAADKFNNEILAAFPNVDGVVPLIHKGGCAIQYGGEDHQQLTRVLSNVARHPNIGAYIVIGLGCETAQASFLMENGGLLQLGNSPSPNQPLVMNIQEQGGVAKTVARAVDQIREMLPEVNKAQREPIPLAELMLGLECGGSDGNSGTTANPALGYCSDMLVAHGGTSVLSETPEIYGGEHLLTRRSVTKEVGEALLERIRWWIDYTALFGQRIDINPSVGNKKGGLTTIYEKSLGAIAKGGTSALRGVYKYGEAINQKGFVIMDTPGYDPASVTGLVAGGTHVVCFTTGRGSCFGCKPVPTIKIATNSPMYNRMVDDMDINAGTILEGASLEDVGKEIFEEVIAVASGKKTKSELQGIGDEEFHPWTYGPTT; encoded by the coding sequence ATGACCACACCGCCTTTCATTCGCCTGCATGCGGATGACAACATTGCAGTCGCTTCCCGCCATTCTCCTCTGGGAACGGCTTTTCAATTCAAGGGAACGGGCGAACTGTTTTCTCGCGAAGCGATCGACATGGGACACAAGATCTCGCTGCGGTCCATCGAAACGGGTCAGCCGATTAAGAAGTTTGGTCAGACAATCGGTTTTGCGTCACAACCGATTCCTCAAGGGGCTTGGGTTCACGTCCATAACGTGACAGCGGGCGAGTTGAGCCTCGACTACGCGTTTTGCTCGGAAATTCCCCCAGAGCCGACACCAATCCATGGCCGCACCTTTCAAGGTTACCGTCGGCCAAACGGTAAGTTCGGAACGCGAAATTACATTGGTATCGTTTCGACGGTGAACTGCTCGGCGACCACTTCCAAATATGCCGCAGACAAGTTCAATAACGAGATCCTGGCCGCATTTCCCAACGTCGATGGTGTTGTGCCTTTGATTCACAAGGGCGGTTGTGCGATCCAGTACGGCGGTGAAGATCATCAACAACTGACGCGAGTCTTGTCGAACGTGGCGCGGCACCCCAATATCGGGGCCTATATCGTCATTGGGCTGGGTTGCGAAACCGCTCAGGCGTCGTTCCTGATGGAAAACGGTGGACTGCTGCAACTTGGCAATTCTCCCTCACCGAATCAACCGCTCGTGATGAATATTCAAGAGCAAGGCGGCGTGGCGAAAACGGTGGCAAGAGCGGTCGATCAGATTCGCGAGATGCTTCCGGAAGTCAACAAGGCGCAGCGAGAACCAATTCCCCTCGCGGAACTGATGCTGGGACTTGAGTGCGGTGGCAGCGACGGAAACAGCGGCACGACGGCCAATCCCGCCTTGGGATACTGCAGCGACATGCTGGTCGCACACGGTGGCACGTCGGTCCTGAGTGAAACCCCCGAAATCTACGGTGGCGAGCATTTGTTGACACGTCGGTCTGTCACAAAGGAAGTGGGCGAAGCCCTTTTGGAACGGATTCGCTGGTGGATCGACTATACCGCCCTGTTTGGACAACGAATCGACATCAATCCGTCCGTAGGCAACAAGAAGGGCGGGTTGACGACGATCTACGAAAAATCGCTGGGCGCCATTGCCAAGGGGGGCACCTCGGCCCTTCGCGGCGTTTATAAGTATGGTGAAGCGATCAACCAGAAGGGGTTCGTGATCATGGATACGCCGGGGTACGATCCGGCGTCGGTCACGGGGCTGGTCGCGGGCGGAACGCATGTCGTTTGCTTCACGACGGGACGTGGAAGTTGCTTTGGCTGTAAGCCCGTTCCGACGATCAAGATTGCCACGAACAGCCCGATGTACAACCGGATGGTCGACGATATGGACATCAACGCTGGGACGATTCTGGAGGGGGCGTCACTGGAAGACGTTGGAAAAGAAATCTTCGAAGAGGTAATTGCTGTCGCCAGTGGCAAAAAGACCAAAAGCGAACTACAGGGGATCGGCGATGAAGAGTTTCATCCGTGGACATACGGTCCCACGACGTGA
- a CDS encoding ATP-binding cassette domain-containing protein — translation MALLSLRDITFGFGSPPILEGVELHIERGERVGLLGRNGAGKSTLMKLMMGELRPDHGTVDRQAGVRVARLIQEVPSGRTGTIFDEVAAGLGPEGIAVAAQYHLHHPEADLSEAERKSLEKAAESLNHDIGWQLEHRIEQMLERMQLDPLTRFDTLSSGMKRRVLLGQSLVSDPDILLLDEPTNHLDLDAIRWLEEFLMKFGGTFLFVTHDRMFLQRLANRIIELDRGRLFDWPCDYGTFLERKEAALAAEEQQQALFDKKLAVEEAWIRRGVKARRVRNEGRVRALKKLREERKARREKVGTVKVELQEAERSGALVVDTKDLTYEIGGRTIIRQLTTTVMRGDKIGIIGTNGAGKTTLIRLLLGELNPTSGRVKRGTNLEVAYFDQLRAQLDEEKSVKDNVSEGKDQLLINGQQRHIIGYLEDFLFTPERSRGPARYLSGGERNRLLLARLFSKPSNVLVLDEPTNDLDTETLDLLEDLIVEYPGTVLLVSHDRTFLNNVVTNTLVFEGDGHVREYAGGYDDWLDQRARQIEIVPESKSREVSSPSGKPATSNDGPRRRTFKEQQELATLTRRIDALETEQRKLHDEMASPDFYQQDKLVIASATKRSGEIEEELMNSLERWEVLEALAE, via the coding sequence ATGGCCTTACTGAGTTTGCGAGATATCACGTTCGGGTTCGGCTCGCCGCCGATTCTGGAAGGCGTTGAACTTCACATTGAGCGCGGCGAACGTGTCGGATTACTTGGCCGAAATGGTGCGGGAAAATCGACATTGATGAAGCTGATGATGGGCGAACTGCGGCCCGATCACGGCACGGTCGATCGGCAAGCGGGAGTCCGCGTTGCCCGCCTGATTCAGGAAGTTCCGTCAGGCCGCACGGGGACAATCTTCGACGAAGTGGCCGCGGGACTGGGCCCCGAAGGAATCGCAGTTGCCGCGCAGTATCACCTGCATCATCCCGAAGCCGACCTGAGCGAGGCGGAACGGAAATCGCTTGAGAAAGCCGCAGAATCTCTGAATCACGACATCGGTTGGCAGCTTGAACATCGCATCGAGCAAATGCTGGAACGGATGCAGCTTGATCCCTTGACCCGATTTGACACCCTGTCCTCGGGAATGAAGCGACGTGTGCTGCTCGGACAATCGCTCGTCTCTGATCCCGATATCCTGCTTCTGGACGAACCAACAAACCATCTGGATCTCGATGCGATCCGCTGGCTTGAAGAGTTCCTGATGAAGTTCGGTGGGACCTTTTTGTTCGTGACGCACGATCGCATGTTCCTGCAGCGGCTTGCGAATCGCATCATCGAACTGGATCGCGGGCGACTGTTCGATTGGCCGTGCGACTACGGTACGTTTCTCGAACGTAAAGAGGCCGCGCTGGCGGCTGAAGAACAGCAACAGGCGCTCTTCGACAAGAAACTGGCCGTGGAAGAAGCCTGGATTCGTCGTGGAGTCAAAGCACGCCGCGTCCGAAACGAAGGCCGCGTGCGCGCGCTCAAAAAGCTGCGGGAAGAGCGCAAAGCGCGCCGCGAAAAGGTCGGAACCGTCAAAGTCGAACTGCAAGAAGCCGAGCGATCAGGGGCACTGGTTGTCGACACCAAGGACCTGACCTATGAGATTGGCGGCCGGACGATCATCCGGCAACTCACCACGACAGTCATGCGTGGTGACAAAATCGGGATCATTGGGACCAATGGCGCAGGCAAGACAACGCTGATTCGGCTTTTGCTGGGTGAACTGAATCCGACATCAGGACGAGTCAAACGCGGAACCAATCTTGAAGTGGCTTACTTCGACCAATTGCGGGCCCAATTGGACGAAGAAAAGTCCGTCAAAGACAATGTCTCTGAAGGCAAAGACCAACTGCTGATCAATGGTCAGCAGCGACACATTATCGGCTATCTTGAAGACTTCCTGTTCACGCCCGAGCGTTCACGCGGCCCTGCACGCTATTTGTCCGGTGGCGAACGCAATCGATTGTTGCTGGCCCGACTGTTCTCCAAACCCTCGAATGTCCTCGTTCTCGACGAACCGACGAACGACCTCGACACGGAAACACTCGATCTTTTGGAGGATTTGATTGTCGAGTACCCGGGAACCGTGCTGTTGGTCAGCCACGATCGAACATTTTTGAACAATGTGGTGACGAATACGCTGGTGTTCGAAGGCGACGGTCACGTCCGTGAATACGCGGGAGGTTACGATGACTGGCTAGATCAACGCGCACGTCAAATTGAGATTGTCCCCGAATCCAAGTCAAGAGAGGTCTCGTCACCCAGCGGTAAGCCCGCCACATCGAATGACGGCCCACGTCGTCGGACATTCAAGGAGCAGCAGGAACTGGCGACGCTGACTCGTCGGATTGATGCACTGGAAACCGAGCAACGCAAGCTTCACGATGAAATGGCATCTCCCGACTTCTATCAACAGGACAAGCTGGTGATCGCCAGCGCGACCAAGCGCAGTGGTGAAATCGAAGAGGAACTCATGAATAGCCTGGAGCGTTGGGAGGTGCTCGAAGCACTTGCCGAGTGA
- the nadB gene encoding L-aspartate oxidase yields the protein MPPSLVRPKRRYLVRFNPKRVPHLFTDVLIIGAGISGIRAALAIDPRLNVVLATKDVLKESNSAYAQGGIAGVFDPVDHFANHVADTLAAGKGLCDRDIVEMVVREAPQRIGELMTMGAHFDRADGEIALTQEGGHSHRRVVHALGDATGKEVMRALIERVRGLPQIDVWERTFTIDLLTHEGECRGALVWNASHGKTFVWAKQTILATGGAGRLYRETTNPEIATADGHAMAFRAGCELRDMEFMQFHPTVLYIAGSSRHLISEAARGEGGLLRDCLGHRFMPDYDPAAELAPRDIVSRSITRQMEKTRHHCVYLDLTHLPKSLVMERFPHIRQVCAQFGLDLMRDLIPVRPGAHYMIGGVTIDKDAQTSVPRLWAAGEVTSSGLHGANRLASNSLLEGLVFGLRAGRNASAAACGEADQFTALPLQREGAISGINDPSPTEGTVPLEDSSLKLDDLLNSLNSEMWRKVGIERNAFDLESARQQIEFWDRYVGPFEFSTTKGWELQNLLLVARLMITAAIGRNESRGTHARSDFPQTDPAQANHASLINPS from the coding sequence ATGCCGCCAAGCCTCGTTCGGCCTAAACGCCGATATCTCGTTCGCTTCAATCCGAAGCGCGTGCCTCATCTCTTCACCGATGTGTTGATTATCGGTGCCGGTATCAGCGGAATTCGTGCCGCGTTGGCCATTGATCCGCGGCTGAACGTGGTCCTTGCCACCAAAGATGTTCTCAAAGAATCGAACAGCGCCTATGCGCAGGGCGGAATCGCGGGGGTTTTCGATCCCGTGGACCATTTCGCCAATCATGTGGCGGACACGCTGGCCGCGGGGAAGGGGCTTTGCGATCGGGACATCGTCGAGATGGTGGTCCGGGAGGCACCCCAGCGAATCGGCGAACTGATGACGATGGGGGCTCACTTTGATCGGGCCGATGGCGAAATTGCGCTGACGCAGGAAGGTGGGCACAGCCACCGTCGTGTGGTGCATGCGCTGGGCGATGCGACTGGCAAGGAAGTGATGCGCGCGTTGATCGAACGCGTTCGTGGATTGCCCCAGATCGATGTTTGGGAAAGAACCTTTACGATCGATTTGCTGACTCATGAAGGAGAATGCCGCGGGGCACTCGTTTGGAACGCCAGCCACGGAAAGACATTCGTCTGGGCCAAGCAGACGATCCTGGCCACCGGCGGGGCGGGGCGTCTGTATCGCGAGACCACAAATCCCGAAATTGCCACCGCCGATGGACATGCCATGGCGTTTCGCGCCGGGTGTGAACTGCGGGACATGGAGTTCATGCAGTTTCATCCCACCGTGCTCTACATCGCCGGTTCCTCGCGCCACTTGATTTCGGAAGCGGCGCGTGGTGAGGGCGGTCTGCTGCGCGACTGCCTTGGACATCGATTCATGCCAGACTATGACCCCGCGGCGGAACTTGCGCCTCGTGACATCGTCAGCCGCTCGATCACGCGTCAGATGGAAAAGACCCGGCACCACTGCGTATATCTCGATTTGACGCATCTGCCCAAGTCATTGGTCATGGAGCGATTTCCGCACATTCGCCAGGTCTGTGCCCAATTTGGTCTCGACCTGATGCGCGATCTGATTCCCGTCCGTCCCGGGGCTCACTACATGATCGGCGGCGTGACGATCGACAAAGACGCACAGACGTCCGTTCCGCGTCTGTGGGCTGCTGGCGAAGTCACTTCCAGCGGCCTACATGGGGCGAATCGCCTGGCAAGCAACAGTCTGCTTGAAGGATTGGTGTTCGGCCTGCGTGCCGGGAGGAACGCCTCGGCCGCGGCCTGTGGCGAAGCGGATCAATTCACCGCATTGCCGCTTCAGCGCGAAGGGGCAATTTCCGGCATCAATGACCCCAGCCCCACAGAGGGAACAGTGCCACTTGAGGACAGTTCCCTGAAGCTGGATGACCTGTTGAACTCTCTCAACAGTGAGATGTGGCGTAAGGTCGGCATCGAGCGCAATGCGTTCGATCTTGAGTCTGCTCGACAACAGATTGAATTCTGGGACCGCTACGTCGGCCCGTTTGAATTCTCGACGACGAAGGGTTGGGAATTGCAGAATCTCTTGCTGGTCGCACGGCTGATGATTACTGCCGCGATTGGGCGAAATGAGAGCCGTGGGACACACGCACGCAGTGATTTCCCTCAAACGGACCCCGCTCAGGCCAACCATGCCTCACTGATCAATCCCAGCTAG
- a CDS encoding right-handed parallel beta-helix repeat-containing protein, translated as MSAFCRILFLVGTVTLLNLAEAREIYVDNLHGRNLNDGLIPDITQAKAGPVRTISRALDLAKSADVIVLKNTGTPYYESISLTGSRHSGIDTHPFVIQGNGSTISGLRSIPRDGWREVGPSLWKLTFTRKGYYQILRNGRLVPEFLADGEQDPLAALPPGHWVSWRGSVYFRQDQPAYPSDQAFAFSAEQTGISLHHVNNVLITNVTLQHFRFDGLHAQGLCNQVELDNVTAIENGRAGIVASSASKLQIFGGSVARNGRHEIMEIGSSTATQHPAYELAKELK; from the coding sequence ATGTCTGCCTTCTGTCGAATCCTCTTTCTCGTCGGAACCGTTACGCTCTTGAATCTTGCCGAGGCGCGAGAAATCTATGTGGATAACCTTCACGGCCGGAATCTGAATGACGGCTTGATCCCTGACATCACTCAGGCGAAGGCCGGCCCCGTGAGGACGATTTCGCGCGCCTTGGATCTGGCAAAAAGTGCAGATGTGATCGTGCTGAAGAACACAGGCACCCCCTACTATGAATCGATCTCGTTAACCGGATCGCGTCACAGCGGAATTGATACACACCCGTTTGTCATTCAGGGCAATGGCTCGACAATCAGTGGACTTCGCTCGATTCCTCGCGATGGTTGGCGAGAAGTCGGACCGAGTCTATGGAAGCTGACATTCACCCGAAAAGGGTATTATCAAATTTTGAGGAACGGGCGTCTGGTGCCGGAATTCTTGGCGGATGGTGAGCAAGATCCACTGGCAGCACTTCCCCCTGGGCATTGGGTCTCGTGGCGCGGAAGCGTCTATTTTCGCCAAGATCAACCAGCCTATCCCAGCGATCAGGCGTTCGCCTTCTCGGCCGAGCAGACGGGAATTTCGCTGCATCACGTCAACAACGTGCTGATCACCAATGTCACGCTGCAACATTTTCGGTTCGATGGCCTGCATGCGCAGGGACTTTGCAATCAGGTCGAACTGGATAACGTCACCGCGATTGAGAATGGTCGCGCGGGAATCGTCGCCAGTAGTGCTTCAAAACTCCAAATCTTCGGTGGATCGGTCGCTCGCAACGGTCGCCACGAGATCATGGAAATTGGTAGCTCCACCGCGACACAACATCCTGCTTACGAGCTCGCCAAGGAACTGAAGTAA
- a CDS encoding DUF1501 domain-containing protein, with protein sequence MTDSIPIWQPQSRRAFLGQYAGGIGGLAIVQLLAQQAQGESFHSGEVARSRPARAKRVICLFQHGGPSQMDLFDPKPELQKWHGKPYPGGDLEVHFDKQKGNVLGSPFSFAKHGECGMDLCEHLPYTARIADDLCLVRSMSTESVDHEAALRLIHTGKFLAGMPAWGSWVLYALGSNNENLPAYVVLGDPGGLPVDGEKNWSSGFLPAVYQGTPFRSSASPVFNLHTPTGIGAGARRNQLKLLDELNRRHLQRHPENHELAARIANFETAARMQMSVPEALDLAGETQATRELYGLGNPATEEYGTRCLLARRLIERGVRFVQIFMSGQPWDTHSKNAESLTKLCARTDQPSAALVMDLKQRGLLDDTIVMWTGEFGRLPISQGTDGRDHNRRAFSLWLAGGGFKAGHIHGTTDDFGYASVTDVVNVHDLHATLLHNLGLDHRQLTHHHEGRDASLTDADVTKANIVKELLA encoded by the coding sequence GTGACCGACTCCATTCCAATCTGGCAGCCACAATCGCGACGAGCGTTTCTCGGGCAGTATGCAGGCGGAATCGGCGGGTTGGCCATTGTGCAGTTGCTCGCGCAGCAGGCGCAAGGTGAGTCATTTCATTCAGGTGAAGTGGCGCGAAGCCGGCCCGCGCGCGCCAAGCGGGTGATCTGCTTGTTCCAGCACGGCGGCCCCAGCCAGATGGATCTGTTCGATCCGAAACCCGAACTCCAAAAATGGCACGGTAAGCCCTATCCGGGGGGCGATCTTGAAGTTCACTTTGACAAGCAGAAAGGCAACGTGCTTGGCAGTCCGTTTTCATTCGCCAAACATGGCGAATGCGGCATGGACTTGTGCGAGCATCTTCCCTACACGGCACGCATTGCCGACGATCTTTGCCTGGTACGCTCGATGTCGACCGAGTCCGTCGATCACGAAGCCGCACTGCGACTGATTCATACAGGAAAGTTCCTGGCGGGAATGCCCGCCTGGGGTTCGTGGGTGCTGTACGCATTGGGCTCCAACAACGAAAACCTTCCGGCGTACGTGGTCTTGGGGGACCCGGGTGGGCTTCCCGTCGATGGAGAAAAGAACTGGTCCTCCGGGTTCCTTCCGGCCGTCTATCAGGGGACACCGTTTCGATCCAGTGCATCGCCCGTCTTCAACTTGCATACCCCAACCGGAATTGGTGCGGGGGCGCGCCGAAATCAGCTCAAACTGCTGGACGAGCTGAATCGCAGGCATCTGCAGAGGCATCCCGAGAATCATGAACTCGCCGCACGCATCGCCAACTTTGAAACGGCGGCACGCATGCAGATGTCGGTCCCTGAAGCACTCGATCTTGCGGGGGAAACACAGGCAACTCGCGAGCTTTATGGTTTGGGGAATCCCGCCACTGAGGAGTATGGAACGCGGTGTCTGCTGGCCCGCCGACTGATCGAGCGAGGCGTACGATTTGTTCAAATATTCATGAGCGGGCAACCATGGGACACGCATAGCAAGAATGCGGAAAGCCTGACGAAGCTCTGTGCCCGCACAGACCAACCAAGCGCCGCGCTCGTGATGGATCTCAAGCAGCGTGGATTGCTCGACGATACGATTGTGATGTGGACCGGAGAATTTGGACGTTTGCCGATTTCCCAAGGTACCGACGGACGCGATCACAATCGACGAGCGTTTTCGCTATGGTTGGCCGGTGGAGGTTTCAAAGCGGGACACATCCACGGCACAACCGATGATTTCGGATATGCATCCGTCACGGATGTTGTCAATGTTCATGACCTGCACGCGACGCTGCTGCACAATCTGGGACTCGATCATCGACAGCTCACGCATCATCACGAAGGGCGCGACGCCAGCTTGACCGATGCCGATGTGACGAAGGCCAATATTGTCAAAGAGCTACTGGCCTGA
- a CDS encoding metallophosphoesterase family protein: MKFLHAADIHLDSPLLGLERYEGAPVELIRGATRRALENLVALAMRERVDVVVIAGDLYDGSWRDFNTGMFFVRQMAKLRDAGIRVYLIAGNHDAASMMTKKLRLPVNPEGDSLMLSHEQPETRHIPDLGLAVHGRSFANAAELKNMVPDYPGPIPHSFNLGLLHTSLNGSDEHDTYAPCTPADLRAKGYDYWALGHIHKRSSIPEDAMSTTAAPALYSGNIQGRHIRESGSRGCLLATVNEQGRVNLTFHPLDVFRWEVCSVSCSDAEDSEEILSRVRTELHRVLQLHGELPLGVRVSLEGRTRAHQEVCSHREAITAEIRTLGAIESDGRVWVEQVKFHTSYPQAQHLSLEDHGPLAELVRYLDELPENSAALQQLADELKDLARKLPGELTQSAEGLRLDQPDWIRSLIPDLKPMLLDRLKGES; encoded by the coding sequence ATGAAGTTCCTGCATGCCGCTGACATTCATCTCGATAGCCCATTATTGGGGCTGGAGCGATATGAAGGTGCGCCGGTCGAACTCATTCGCGGTGCGACACGACGCGCTCTTGAAAATCTCGTTGCGCTGGCCATGCGCGAGCGAGTTGATGTCGTCGTGATTGCTGGTGATCTCTACGACGGCAGTTGGCGCGATTTCAATACGGGGATGTTCTTCGTCCGACAGATGGCCAAGCTGCGCGATGCTGGAATCCGCGTCTATTTGATCGCGGGAAATCACGATGCCGCCAGTATGATGACCAAAAAGCTAAGGCTTCCGGTGAATCCAGAAGGTGACAGTCTGATGCTGTCGCACGAGCAACCCGAAACGCGACACATTCCGGACCTTGGGCTTGCCGTTCATGGACGCAGTTTCGCGAATGCCGCGGAACTGAAGAACATGGTCCCCGACTATCCCGGCCCGATTCCTCACAGTTTCAATCTTGGTCTGTTGCACACCAGCCTGAATGGCTCGGACGAGCACGACACGTATGCCCCGTGCACGCCTGCCGATCTACGAGCGAAGGGGTATGACTATTGGGCGCTGGGGCATATCCACAAGCGGTCGTCAATTCCCGAGGATGCCATGTCGACGACAGCGGCACCCGCGCTGTATTCGGGAAACATCCAGGGCAGGCATATCCGCGAATCAGGATCTCGAGGCTGCTTGCTTGCGACCGTCAACGAGCAGGGGCGGGTCAATCTCACGTTTCACCCTCTCGATGTGTTCCGGTGGGAAGTGTGCTCGGTCTCATGCTCGGACGCCGAAGATTCGGAAGAAATCCTCTCGCGTGTAAGGACCGAACTTCATCGTGTCCTCCAGCTCCATGGTGAGCTCCCTCTCGGAGTGCGTGTGTCCTTGGAAGGCCGCACTCGGGCCCATCAGGAGGTCTGCAGTCACCGCGAGGCGATCACAGCCGAAATTCGCACGCTTGGCGCCATAGAATCCGATGGACGCGTCTGGGTTGAACAGGTGAAATTCCATACCAGCTACCCCCAAGCCCAACACCTTTCGCTGGAGGATCATGGGCCACTTGCAGAACTGGTTCGCTATCTTGACGAGCTGCCCGAGAATTCCGCAGCCCTTCAACAACTGGCCGACGAACTGAAAGATCTGGCTCGCAAATTACCTGGTGAACTGACGCAGTCCGCCGAGGGATTGCGATTAGACCAGCCTGACTGGATTCGAAGCCTGATCCCTGATCTCAAGCCGATGCTCTTGGATCGGCTGAAGGGCGAAAGTTGA